The following coding sequences lie in one Deltaproteobacteria bacterium genomic window:
- a CDS encoding SIR2 family protein, whose protein sequence is MSTDPSQFRDLQHVLRIRERLWTGRETGRAAVLVGAGFSCNAAPARSGVRSFPRWLELTQAMAQQMGRNISGLLDPLRIGSEYEAFFGRQALDELIQRSIPDKDYEPGELHKLLLALPWADVFTTNYDTLLERCAEHLAWRRYDLVLTPADIATTIQPRIVKLHGSFPSHRPYVTTEEDFRRYPVECAPFVNLVQESLIENVLCLIGFSGDDPNFLRWSGWVRDNMGRAAPAIYLCGVLGLTVAQERLLVSRNVVPIDLAPLFPQDEFPGLRHQAALEWFLRALADGAPVDPNVWPVRKPPPAPKKGSIKLPPLPDKPAAVVVRKPRRPSADNPLTLEEMDGLRDAWAAARRDYPGWVVCPRDNAEHLWLETYPWIEGVVEHIRDKLTYSALVLAFELVWRLETALLPLFRDVAEAVERLVNAFDPTLATPRAGDHESDSLPPDYNLRETWIGLALSLLRDKRRMLAEDEFQALSKMIEEVSRERDEWRNAWSWECALFYLSTLQFTSLFKHLHEWQPPDHATMWAVRRSGLLAAIGEDNDSKEGCERALERLRVGAKGTTDDHRSLSAEGWAMLLGSALQVADDEALARLTLSGNRDRWEYLSGFRCNPWTDINYYHALLQAPSQRRRPYVTRRRGFDRGHVVEMFRNDTGFESGLGQPVSYLCVLELSGVLVTRGYALLKENSRRAASRAAGAFPTWGATMLLLRNDRSDLDEWMDRVCVATLPAVVVERLFQVLYRYLRQLISHHGRWTDRWQVGTPEAFTGAAAEMLSRLFFRLSTEQMRQVLDLVLDILWTQELAARRFPGIGLQHLVARVLQLAPQELVSSRIDRLLGLPVPAEGGFVVGCDDWPEPFAFLQWPRPATASPGDHEALRPRVKELIRIVGEGGDEARGAAALRLFRLTEAGMMAPDDIDLYVGALWSRIVPESGLPRVSTLYQAAFLIMPGSRGGDAEACCRRLFLEKDLPSLAQEAGKQYVNAIVNCTRAAGCGESEHLLRWTPEEARVLLGRLVGRWVEDFEPGADGKPRGVPQGAALAAARFLERVVVYNIGAFTEDDRAKIGRIMSTLKACSFARTWTEWVRLIMGEQTVAVVESQIRGGLLGSHKDPVEAALMALASWGRLEANGGKPSVPDSLIALLVEKIAWRKAPELDTALHVVTTMIESMPKRFSLPVLERLVECTGLLLADTKLPRFGDQSEHEHEDGAIAAEDRPEYRALAAELAHTIWEAMRATHGVTDEPTTITKWREASRADPLPEVQLLWMDAPAGTGFEKKSVPDSNVDKGDGEACTKPDGDAAKDQPVAPT, encoded by the coding sequence ATGAGCACGGATCCGAGTCAGTTTCGAGACCTCCAGCACGTCCTCCGGATTCGCGAGCGCCTCTGGACGGGGCGGGAGACCGGGCGGGCTGCCGTTCTGGTCGGAGCGGGGTTTAGCTGCAACGCTGCCCCCGCGCGGTCGGGCGTTCGTTCGTTTCCGCGCTGGCTTGAGCTGACGCAAGCTATGGCGCAACAGATGGGCCGCAACATCTCCGGGCTCCTCGACCCCCTTCGCATCGGCTCGGAGTACGAGGCGTTCTTCGGCCGGCAAGCACTCGATGAGCTCATCCAGCGATCGATCCCGGACAAAGACTACGAGCCCGGCGAGCTGCACAAGTTGCTGCTCGCGCTGCCGTGGGCTGACGTGTTCACCACGAACTACGACACGCTGCTTGAACGCTGCGCGGAGCACCTCGCCTGGCGGCGATATGATCTAGTTCTGACGCCTGCAGACATTGCGACCACCATCCAGCCCCGCATCGTGAAGCTGCACGGCAGCTTCCCTTCTCATCGACCGTACGTCACGACTGAAGAGGATTTCCGCCGCTACCCTGTAGAGTGCGCGCCTTTCGTAAACCTCGTACAGGAATCTCTCATCGAGAATGTCCTCTGCTTGATAGGGTTTTCGGGGGATGATCCCAACTTCCTCCGATGGAGCGGCTGGGTCCGAGACAACATGGGCCGCGCCGCGCCAGCGATATACCTGTGTGGAGTTCTCGGGCTTACTGTCGCTCAAGAGAGATTGCTCGTATCCCGCAATGTCGTACCGATCGACCTTGCCCCTTTGTTCCCACAGGACGAGTTCCCGGGCCTCCGACATCAGGCTGCGCTCGAGTGGTTCTTGCGCGCGCTTGCGGACGGTGCGCCAGTGGACCCGAACGTCTGGCCCGTCCGAAAGCCCCCTCCCGCTCCAAAGAAAGGCAGCATCAAGCTGCCACCTCTGCCTGACAAGCCGGCCGCTGTCGTCGTCCGAAAACCACGGCGGCCATCGGCCGACAATCCGCTCACACTAGAGGAGATGGACGGCCTTCGCGATGCGTGGGCTGCCGCGCGCCGTGACTACCCAGGCTGGGTTGTGTGTCCAAGAGACAATGCGGAGCACCTTTGGCTCGAGACCTATCCATGGATCGAAGGCGTTGTGGAACACATCCGCGACAAACTGACATACTCGGCTCTCGTACTCGCATTCGAGTTGGTGTGGCGGCTGGAGACCGCTCTCCTTCCCCTCTTCCGCGACGTGGCCGAAGCAGTTGAACGACTGGTCAACGCCTTCGACCCCACCCTGGCAACACCTCGGGCAGGCGATCACGAATCAGATAGTCTTCCGCCTGACTATAACCTTCGCGAGACATGGATCGGCCTGGCGCTCTCCCTGCTGCGGGACAAGCGCCGGATGCTCGCCGAGGACGAGTTCCAGGCACTCTCAAAGATGATTGAGGAGGTTTCGCGGGAAAGAGACGAATGGAGGAACGCGTGGTCATGGGAATGCGCCCTATTCTATCTATCGACACTCCAGTTTACTTCACTGTTCAAGCACCTTCACGAATGGCAGCCTCCCGACCACGCGACGATGTGGGCCGTCAGGCGGAGCGGGCTACTAGCTGCAATTGGTGAGGACAACGACTCTAAAGAAGGTTGCGAGCGTGCTTTGGAGAGGCTTCGCGTTGGTGCCAAAGGGACGACCGACGATCACCGCAGCCTCTCCGCGGAAGGCTGGGCCATGCTGCTTGGCAGCGCCCTCCAGGTTGCGGACGACGAGGCACTTGCCAGGCTCACTCTTTCCGGCAACCGGGATCGTTGGGAGTACCTGAGCGGCTTTCGATGTAACCCATGGACGGACATAAACTATTACCACGCCCTGCTTCAGGCGCCTTCGCAACGACGAAGACCCTACGTAACACGACGTCGTGGGTTCGACAGAGGACACGTCGTCGAGATGTTTCGAAATGATACCGGCTTTGAGTCCGGGCTCGGGCAACCCGTCTCCTACCTCTGCGTCCTCGAACTCTCGGGCGTGCTGGTGACACGCGGCTACGCCCTCCTAAAGGAGAATTCTCGTCGGGCCGCAAGTCGCGCCGCCGGTGCTTTCCCGACGTGGGGAGCAACGATGCTGCTGTTGCGCAACGACAGGAGCGATCTCGACGAATGGATGGATCGCGTGTGCGTTGCGACGTTGCCAGCCGTTGTGGTCGAGCGGCTGTTTCAGGTGCTCTACCGCTACCTCAGGCAATTGATCTCGCATCACGGAAGATGGACGGACAGATGGCAGGTCGGCACGCCAGAAGCGTTCACCGGCGCTGCCGCGGAAATGCTCTCCCGTCTTTTCTTCCGCCTGTCCACGGAACAGATGAGGCAAGTTCTGGATCTCGTGCTGGACATCTTGTGGACTCAGGAACTCGCCGCAAGACGTTTTCCGGGCATAGGTCTTCAACATCTCGTCGCCCGGGTCTTGCAGCTGGCTCCGCAAGAACTCGTGTCCTCCAGGATCGATCGTTTGCTGGGTCTCCCGGTCCCCGCCGAAGGAGGATTCGTCGTAGGTTGTGATGACTGGCCTGAGCCATTCGCATTCTTGCAGTGGCCAAGACCTGCTACGGCCAGCCCTGGCGATCACGAGGCACTGAGACCAAGAGTTAAAGAATTGATCCGGATCGTCGGCGAGGGCGGCGACGAGGCGAGAGGAGCGGCGGCACTGCGACTCTTCAGGCTTACGGAAGCGGGCATGATGGCGCCGGACGACATCGACCTGTACGTCGGTGCGCTCTGGTCGAGAATCGTTCCCGAGTCCGGGCTACCGCGCGTCTCGACCCTTTACCAAGCAGCGTTCTTGATCATGCCCGGGTCGCGCGGGGGCGACGCGGAGGCTTGCTGTCGCAGGTTGTTTCTCGAGAAAGACCTCCCGAGCCTCGCACAGGAGGCGGGTAAGCAATACGTGAACGCTATTGTCAACTGCACACGAGCCGCAGGATGCGGTGAGAGTGAACATCTTCTTCGGTGGACACCGGAGGAAGCGCGCGTTCTGCTTGGGCGCCTGGTTGGACGCTGGGTCGAGGACTTCGAGCCTGGCGCTGATGGAAAACCGAGAGGCGTGCCACAGGGCGCTGCTCTCGCCGCAGCTCGATTTCTCGAACGGGTCGTCGTTTACAACATCGGCGCCTTCACGGAGGACGACCGCGCGAAGATCGGCCGCATCATGTCGACGCTCAAAGCCTGCTCGTTCGCGCGGACTTGGACGGAGTGGGTACGGCTGATCATGGGCGAGCAGACCGTCGCGGTGGTCGAGAGCCAGATTCGAGGAGGGCTCCTGGGGAGCCACAAGGATCCTGTCGAGGCCGCCCTCATGGCGCTTGCATCATGGGGGAGGCTCGAGGCCAACGGCGGCAAACCCAGCGTGCCGGATAGCCTGATCGCGCTGCTCGTGGAAAAAATCGCTTGGCGCAAGGCGCCGGAACTCGACACTGCGCTTCATGTAGTCACGACGATGATTGAGAGCATGCCGAAACGGTTCTCACTGCCGGTTCTTGAGAGGCTTGTGGAATGCACGGGCCTCCTTCTGGCGGACACGAAACTACCGCGGTTCGGGGATCAGTCGGAGCACGAGCACGAGGACGGGGCCATCGCCGCTGAAGACAGACCCGAGTACCGGGCGCTGGCTGCCGAGTTGGCGCACACGATCTGGGAGGCGATGAGGGCAACCCATGGCGTGACTGACGAACCCACAACTATTACGAAGTGGCGGGAGGCGTCACGGGCTGATCCGTTGCCTGAGGTGCAGCTGTTGTGGATGGACGCTCCTGCCGGGACCGGGTTCGAAAAGAAGTCCGTGCCAGACAGCAATGTCGACAAGGGTGATGGGGAGGCGTGCACGAAACCGGACGGAGACGCGGCGAAAGATCAGCCGGTCGCTCCGACCTGA
- a CDS encoding DUF499 domain-containing protein, which yields MAMTNRERVAKGFELLKAGMIPFVERELKRQLGPCWADDISHKQKRDLERSPDGRPKWDTQSVLKAMIDNWQEVFRQNLGQFERSLLGELLDTRNRWAHEEPFTSADTQRALDSMQRMLQAVSATQQATDIDKLNVELQRTVFAEQARQKTRKSITVEGTPLTGLKPWREVVTPHKDVASGQYLQAEFAADLAQVASGTGSDEYKDPAEFYRRTFITDGLRELLSGALRRLAGKDGEPVVELQTNFGGGKTHSMLALYHLFGDTHSAKLTGVEAILKDVGLDRAPVAHRAVLVGTALSPGQVVRKPDGVEARTLWGELAWQLGGKAGYKMVADSDARGTSPGSAVLAELFRKHAPCLVLIDEWVAYARQTVGNRDLPSGSFEAQASFAQALTEAAKAAERTLVVASVPASKIEIGGEHGEYALDALRNVFERLGAPWRPASADEGFEIVRRRLFEGSSSKASFVARDAVVESFARMYREARADFPSDCGEGAYREKLEKAYPIHPELFDRLYGDWSTLDKFQRTRGVLRLLAKVIHRLWEGNDAGLLIMPASIPMDDPAVKSELTRYLHDVWEPIISEDVDGPGSVPLQIDQDTPTLGRYSACRRVARTLYMGTAPGAGSRSPGIDDRRIRLGCTQPGETAATFGDALRRLGERAKHIHQDGNRYWVSTKTNLNRLAEDRARDLLRQPEELYPELVARIREEHKPKASRGDFVGVHSCPESSGEVGDEPEARLVILEPRHPHRRGQADSPAQVAARDILEHRGNAQRINRNAVVFVAADEHRLEELLSATAYFLAWNGIRKEEEKLNLDPFQRRQAESKVKEYDEAVALRIRETWIHGLVPTQKDAVSDVQWDEIKVTGDDTLARRTAVKLRQEGLLMPELGGEPLRMALDRYLWTEEAKHHVSVAQLAEWLPRYLYLPRVRNRDTLEGAIRSGVGQFDIQATFAFATGFDEAEGRYLGLLIGGSPPRNIESAALLVKPAVALRQPRVAAPSVAPPPVDEPVDPEKPPVRGAGGETTRGPAPAPKKPTLFVGSVTLNADRLGRDAGTVADEILQHLTTLPGARATVTLEIEIEVAAGIGEDVKRTVDENCKTLKFKSHGFETT from the coding sequence ATGGCGATGACGAACCGAGAGCGTGTGGCGAAGGGCTTCGAGCTTCTGAAGGCGGGCATGATCCCGTTCGTCGAGCGCGAGCTGAAGCGGCAGCTGGGCCCGTGCTGGGCCGACGACATCTCGCACAAGCAGAAGCGCGATCTCGAGCGCAGCCCCGACGGGCGGCCGAAGTGGGACACCCAGTCGGTGCTCAAGGCGATGATCGACAACTGGCAGGAGGTGTTCCGCCAGAACCTGGGCCAGTTCGAGCGCTCGCTGCTCGGAGAGCTGCTTGACACCCGGAACCGCTGGGCCCACGAGGAGCCGTTCACATCGGCCGACACCCAGCGCGCCCTCGACTCCATGCAGCGCATGCTGCAGGCGGTCTCGGCCACGCAGCAGGCCACCGACATCGACAAGCTCAACGTGGAGCTCCAGCGCACCGTGTTCGCGGAGCAGGCGCGTCAGAAGACGCGCAAGTCGATCACCGTCGAGGGCACCCCGCTGACGGGCCTGAAGCCCTGGCGCGAGGTGGTCACGCCGCACAAGGATGTCGCATCGGGGCAGTACCTCCAGGCCGAGTTCGCCGCCGACCTCGCCCAGGTGGCGAGCGGCACGGGCTCTGATGAGTACAAGGACCCGGCCGAGTTCTACCGGCGGACCTTCATCACCGACGGCCTGCGCGAGCTCCTCTCGGGCGCCCTGCGGCGCCTCGCCGGCAAGGACGGCGAGCCGGTGGTCGAGCTGCAGACAAACTTCGGCGGCGGCAAGACCCACTCGATGCTCGCGCTCTACCACCTCTTCGGCGACACCCACAGCGCCAAGCTGACCGGCGTGGAAGCGATCTTGAAGGACGTGGGCCTCGACCGAGCGCCGGTTGCTCACCGAGCCGTGCTGGTAGGGACGGCGCTGTCGCCCGGCCAGGTCGTGCGGAAGCCCGACGGGGTCGAGGCACGGACGCTCTGGGGGGAGCTTGCCTGGCAGCTCGGCGGCAAGGCCGGCTACAAGATGGTGGCCGACTCGGATGCTCGAGGAACCAGCCCCGGCTCTGCGGTCCTCGCCGAGCTTTTTCGCAAGCACGCCCCCTGCCTCGTGCTGATCGACGAGTGGGTCGCATATGCGCGTCAGACGGTCGGCAACCGGGATCTTCCATCAGGCAGCTTCGAGGCGCAGGCGAGCTTCGCGCAGGCCCTGACCGAGGCGGCCAAGGCCGCGGAGCGGACCCTGGTCGTTGCCTCGGTGCCGGCCTCCAAGATCGAGATCGGCGGCGAGCACGGGGAGTACGCGCTCGACGCCCTCCGCAACGTCTTCGAGCGGCTCGGCGCTCCGTGGCGCCCGGCCAGCGCGGACGAGGGTTTCGAGATCGTGCGCCGGCGCCTCTTCGAGGGATCGAGCAGCAAGGCCTCGTTCGTGGCCAGGGACGCCGTGGTCGAGAGCTTCGCTCGCATGTACCGCGAGGCCCGCGCCGACTTCCCCTCGGACTGCGGCGAGGGGGCCTACCGCGAGAAGCTGGAGAAGGCCTACCCCATCCACCCGGAGCTCTTCGACCGGCTCTACGGCGACTGGTCGACGCTCGACAAGTTCCAGCGCACCCGTGGCGTGCTGCGCCTGCTCGCCAAGGTGATCCACCGGCTGTGGGAGGGCAACGACGCCGGGCTGCTCATCATGCCCGCGTCGATCCCGATGGATGACCCGGCGGTGAAGTCCGAGCTGACGCGGTATCTCCACGACGTGTGGGAGCCCATCATCAGCGAGGACGTGGACGGGCCTGGCTCGGTGCCCCTCCAGATCGACCAGGACACGCCGACCCTCGGCCGGTACTCGGCTTGCCGGCGCGTGGCGCGCACGCTCTACATGGGCACCGCCCCGGGTGCCGGCAGTAGGAGCCCGGGTATCGATGACCGGCGCATCCGGCTTGGGTGCACCCAGCCGGGCGAGACAGCGGCCACCTTCGGCGATGCGCTCCGTCGGCTCGGCGAGCGGGCCAAGCACATCCACCAGGACGGCAACCGCTACTGGGTGAGCACCAAGACCAACCTCAACCGGCTCGCCGAGGATCGCGCACGAGACCTGCTACGCCAGCCCGAGGAGCTCTACCCCGAGCTGGTGGCTCGCATCCGCGAGGAGCACAAGCCCAAGGCCAGCCGTGGCGACTTCGTCGGCGTTCACAGCTGCCCCGAGAGCTCGGGCGAGGTCGGGGATGAGCCCGAGGCTCGGCTCGTGATCCTGGAGCCGCGTCACCCGCACCGGCGCGGGCAGGCCGACTCGCCGGCCCAGGTCGCGGCACGCGACATCCTCGAGCACCGCGGCAACGCGCAGCGCATCAACCGGAACGCGGTGGTCTTCGTGGCCGCCGACGAGCACAGGCTCGAGGAGCTGCTGTCCGCGACGGCCTACTTCCTGGCCTGGAACGGAATCAGGAAAGAGGAGGAGAAGCTCAACCTGGACCCGTTCCAGCGGCGGCAGGCGGAGAGCAAGGTCAAGGAGTACGACGAGGCAGTGGCCCTGCGGATCCGCGAGACCTGGATTCACGGGCTGGTGCCCACCCAGAAGGACGCGGTCTCGGACGTTCAGTGGGACGAGATCAAGGTGACGGGCGACGACACCCTGGCCAGGCGGACAGCCGTGAAGCTGCGCCAGGAGGGGCTCCTGATGCCCGAGCTCGGCGGCGAGCCGCTCCGCATGGCGCTCGACCGATACCTCTGGACCGAGGAGGCCAAGCATCACGTCAGCGTTGCCCAGCTCGCGGAGTGGCTGCCGCGCTACCTCTACCTGCCGAGGGTGAGGAACCGGGACACGCTCGAGGGCGCCATCCGCAGCGGGGTTGGACAGTTCGACATCCAGGCCACCTTCGCGTTTGCCACGGGGTTCGACGAGGCCGAGGGGCGCTACCTCGGGCTGCTGATTGGAGGGTCGCCTCCCCGGAACATCGAGAGCGCCGCGCTGCTGGTCAAGCCGGCGGTGGCGCTGCGCCAGCCGCGGGTGGCCGCACCCTCGGTGGCGCCGCCGCCCGTGGATGAGCCGGTCGATCCGGAGAAGCCGCCCGTCCGGGGCGCGGGAGGGGAGACCACAAGAGGCCCCGCTCCAGCGCCCAAGAAACCGACGTTGTTCGTGGGCTCGGTGACGCTCAACGCGGACCGCCTCGGCCGAGATGCCGGGACGGTCGCCGACGAGATCTTGCAGCACCTGACGACCCTGCCGGGAGCGCGGGCCACCGTTACGCTCGAGATCGAGATCGAGGTCGCTGCCGGCATCGGTGAGGATGTGAAGCGCACGGTCGACGAGAACTGCAAGACGCTCAAGTTCAAGTCGCACGGGTTCGAGACGACGTAG
- a CDS encoding DUF1156 domain-containing protein, translating into MTTSRTPRKKLIEVALPLDVINREAAREKSIRHGHPSTLHLWWARRPLAACRAVLFGQLVDDPSSWPERFPTEAQQDAERQRLFRIIEDLVKWESSNDEIVVNAARLEIARSIARGRKADGSGERQDERVLAEDVRPDMVDNYLAEVAPPVHDPFAGGGSIPLEAQRLGLRAIGSDLNPVAVLINKALIEIPPRFAGRPPVHPGQDRELIGRRWRGAQGLAEDVRYYGAWMREQAQKRIGDLYPPVQITKEMAKSRSDLEPYVGKKLTVIAWLWARTVTSPNPACKGAHVPLVSSFWLSKKPGRETWIEPVVDRRKNVWTFEVRAGKPKDPKAIEAGTKTGRGDFSCLLSGDPIPVEHIRSEGQQGRLGDRLMAVVVEGRRGRVYLGPTPQIERVARVAVPDRVPETDLPAQALGFRIQNYGLKKHKELFTPRQLTAITAFTDVLAEARLRALADARASGMEEGDALEAGGCGARAYADALAVYLAFVLDKTIDGSSVQCRWMVQRDSLFNTFAKQALPMTWDFAEVNVLADCTRSLSESTEWTAESIEGFTSLHVCAGTAMVRDARQPREGDKAVVSTDPPYFDNVPYADLSDYFYVWLRRSLQSVLPSLFGTVLVPKSAELVADPFRHGGRGGAEAFFLDGMGEAVGQIALTTHPAFPVTIYYAFKQTEDADTGGGSTGWETFLEATWRAGFSTVGTWPVRTEREGRSRDLGSNALASSIVLVCRKRDADAPSITRSDFRRLLRAELPQALKALQKGYIAPVDMAQASIGPGMAIYSRHAKVIEADGSTMGVRTALQLINQALDEYLTEREGEFDSDTRFAVTWFESRCFDSGPFGDAETLAKARNVSVEGVKDAGVLHSAAGKVRLLKRTELPDDWDPATDRRLTIWEATQHLIKRLEDRGEEAAADLMIALGGKVDAARDLAYRLYATCERKGWAEEARAYNGLVVSWPQIAKLAAQKRGTKPAQTALFES; encoded by the coding sequence GTGACCACCAGCAGGACACCCCGCAAGAAGCTCATCGAGGTGGCGCTCCCCCTTGACGTCATCAACCGGGAGGCGGCGCGGGAGAAGTCGATCCGCCACGGCCACCCGTCGACGCTGCACCTTTGGTGGGCGCGTCGGCCGCTGGCGGCGTGCCGGGCCGTGCTGTTTGGTCAACTTGTCGACGATCCGTCCTCCTGGCCAGAGCGTTTTCCCACCGAGGCCCAGCAGGACGCGGAGCGGCAACGGCTGTTCCGCATCATCGAAGACCTGGTCAAGTGGGAGAGCTCGAACGACGAGATCGTGGTCAACGCTGCGCGCCTCGAGATTGCCCGGAGCATCGCGCGCGGCCGCAAAGCTGATGGGTCAGGCGAACGGCAAGACGAGCGCGTCCTCGCGGAGGACGTGCGGCCAGACATGGTGGATAACTACCTCGCCGAGGTGGCGCCGCCGGTTCACGACCCGTTCGCAGGAGGCGGCTCGATTCCGCTTGAGGCGCAGCGCCTTGGGTTGCGTGCCATCGGTTCGGATTTGAACCCCGTCGCCGTGCTCATCAACAAGGCGCTGATCGAGATCCCACCGCGATTTGCCGGACGCCCGCCCGTGCATCCCGGCCAGGACCGCGAGCTGATCGGACGCAGATGGCGCGGAGCGCAGGGGCTGGCTGAGGACGTCCGGTACTACGGCGCGTGGATGCGCGAGCAGGCACAGAAGCGGATTGGGGATCTCTACCCACCAGTCCAGATCACGAAGGAGATGGCCAAGAGCCGCTCCGACCTTGAGCCCTACGTCGGAAAAAAGCTGACCGTCATCGCGTGGCTCTGGGCGCGCACGGTGACTAGCCCGAACCCGGCCTGCAAGGGGGCTCATGTCCCGTTGGTGTCCTCGTTCTGGTTGTCAAAGAAGCCGGGCAGGGAGACATGGATCGAACCCGTCGTAGACCGCCGGAAGAACGTGTGGACCTTCGAAGTGCGCGCGGGCAAGCCGAAGGACCCGAAAGCCATCGAGGCTGGGACGAAGACGGGCCGCGGCGATTTCTCGTGTCTGCTCTCAGGGGATCCGATACCCGTTGAGCACATTCGATCCGAAGGTCAGCAGGGACGACTCGGGGACCGACTGATGGCCGTAGTTGTTGAGGGGCGGCGCGGGAGGGTGTACCTCGGACCCACGCCGCAAATCGAACGTGTCGCCCGGGTCGCAGTCCCAGATCGAGTGCCTGAGACAGATCTTCCTGCTCAAGCGCTTGGGTTCCGCATCCAGAACTACGGCTTAAAGAAGCACAAGGAGCTGTTCACACCGCGGCAGCTGACGGCTATTACGGCGTTCACTGACGTGTTGGCCGAGGCTCGGCTGCGAGCGCTGGCCGATGCACGCGCGAGCGGCATGGAGGAGGGAGACGCGCTCGAAGCGGGTGGCTGCGGTGCCCGCGCTTACGCAGATGCGCTGGCTGTCTATCTCGCCTTCGTACTCGATAAGACCATCGACGGGAGCTCGGTGCAGTGCCGCTGGATGGTGCAGAGGGACTCTCTGTTCAACACGTTTGCGAAACAAGCCCTGCCGATGACGTGGGACTTCGCTGAGGTCAACGTGTTGGCGGACTGCACGAGGTCGCTGTCCGAGTCGACCGAATGGACAGCCGAGAGCATCGAGGGCTTCACCAGCCTCCACGTTTGCGCTGGCACCGCGATGGTGCGCGATGCGCGTCAACCTCGCGAGGGCGACAAAGCTGTGGTGTCCACAGACCCGCCCTACTTCGACAACGTCCCTTACGCGGATCTGTCCGACTACTTCTATGTCTGGTTGCGACGTAGTTTACAGTCGGTCCTTCCATCACTGTTCGGCACGGTGTTGGTCCCCAAGTCGGCCGAACTTGTGGCTGATCCATTCCGACACGGCGGCAGGGGCGGAGCGGAGGCGTTCTTTCTCGATGGCATGGGTGAAGCCGTCGGCCAGATCGCTCTCACGACCCATCCTGCGTTCCCGGTGACGATCTACTACGCCTTCAAGCAGACCGAGGATGCGGATACAGGCGGCGGTTCCACCGGATGGGAAACCTTCCTCGAAGCGACGTGGCGTGCGGGCTTCTCCACAGTCGGCACCTGGCCCGTTCGCACCGAGCGAGAAGGCCGTAGTCGCGACCTGGGCTCCAATGCTCTTGCGTCATCCATCGTCCTTGTATGCCGCAAACGAGACGCCGACGCCCCATCGATCACCCGCTCGGATTTTCGGCGCCTTCTTCGCGCCGAGCTGCCACAGGCGCTGAAGGCGCTGCAGAAGGGCTACATCGCGCCGGTCGATATGGCCCAGGCCTCCATCGGCCCCGGGATGGCGATCTACTCGCGCCACGCGAAGGTCATCGAGGCGGACGGCTCCACGATGGGCGTCCGCACAGCGCTCCAGCTCATCAACCAGGCGCTCGACGAGTACCTGACCGAGCGCGAGGGCGAGTTCGACTCGGACACCCGGTTCGCGGTGACCTGGTTCGAGTCGCGCTGCTTCGACTCCGGCCCGTTCGGTGACGCCGAGACGCTGGCCAAGGCCCGTAACGTCTCGGTCGAGGGCGTCAAGGACGCCGGCGTGCTGCACTCCGCAGCGGGCAAGGTCAGGCTGCTGAAGCGGACCGAGCTCCCCGACGACTGGGATCCGGCCACGGACAGGCGGCTCACCATCTGGGAGGCCACCCAGCACCTCATCAAGCGGCTCGAGGATCGGGGCGAAGAAGCTGCCGCCGACCTCATGATCGCGCTCGGTGGCAAGGTCGACGCTGCCCGGGACCTCGCGTACCGGCTCTATGCCACCTGCGAGCGCAAGGGCTGGGCCGAGGAGGCGCGGGCCTACAACGGGCTGGTCGTGTCGTGGCCGCAGATCGCAAAGCTGGCGGCGCAGAAGCGCGGGACCAAGCCGGCACAGACGGCTCTCTTCGAGAGCTAG